From a single Dehalococcoidales bacterium genomic region:
- a CDS encoding ABC transporter permease encodes MRRGGLQGYIIRRLIYAVLITVGVVTVTFILLRVGPSSPADRYLANMSARTQDPSQVIAAVEARYGLDKPLYEQYLTYVANLFRGDWGWSFSTSMPVLKLIQRHWVYSFQLILLSMLFSTSLGILIGVYSAVKQYTRTDYLATFFSFIGVSIPNFWLGIMLILVFSVQLGWFKTYYDTGVPLFSLANLKALILPVITLGTGMMAGYTRYARSATLDNLRKDFVRTARAKGLPERVVIGKHVLRNAILPVITIILFDLSGVVFGGAYLTEIIFGIPGLGRVSFNAIFANDYPVVVTITLIGAMVVLLTNLVTDIVYTRLDPRIRYD; translated from the coding sequence TTGCGCAGGGGTGGATTACAGGGTTATATCATCAGAAGGCTTATCTATGCGGTATTGATAACGGTGGGCGTGGTCACCGTTACCTTTATCCTGCTCCGGGTAGGTCCCAGCTCTCCGGCTGACAGGTACCTGGCGAACATGTCAGCCCGCACCCAGGACCCTTCCCAGGTGATTGCCGCCGTTGAAGCCAGATACGGACTGGATAAACCGCTGTATGAGCAGTATCTGACCTACGTGGCCAACCTGTTTCGCGGCGACTGGGGGTGGTCTTTCAGTACCTCCATGCCGGTACTGAAGCTGATTCAGCGGCACTGGGTCTATTCCTTCCAGCTTATCCTGCTCAGTATGTTGTTTTCCACCAGCCTGGGGATATTAATCGGGGTCTACTCGGCGGTCAAGCAGTATACCAGGACTGATTACCTGGCTACCTTTTTCTCTTTCATCGGCGTATCTATTCCCAATTTCTGGCTGGGTATCATGCTGATCCTGGTATTCTCGGTGCAGCTGGGCTGGTTCAAGACCTACTATGACACCGGCGTGCCCCTGTTTTCCCTGGCTAATTTAAAAGCCCTTATCCTGCCGGTGATTACGCTGGGTACGGGGATGATGGCCGGCTATACCCGTTATGCCCGCTCGGCTACCCTGGACAATTTAAGAAAGGATTTTGTCCGCACTGCCCGGGCCAAGGGCCTGCCGGAGCGTGTTGTCATCGGTAAGCACGTTTTAAGGAACGCCATCCTGCCTGTCATTACCATCATACTCTTTGACCTGAGCGGGGTTGTCTTCGGTGGCGCCTATCTCACCGAAATTATCTTCGGTATCCCCGGGCTGGGCAGAGTGTCCTTCAATGCCATTTTTGCCAACGATTATCCGGTGGTGGTGACCATTACCCTCATCGGGGCGATGGTGGTATTGCTTACCAACCTGGTTACTGATATCGTCTATACCCGGCTTGACCCCAGAATACGCTATGACTGA